The nucleotide sequence TCCGGCGAGGGCCCCGACGGCCACGAAGACGAAGGAGCGGGTGGCCAGCACCAGTCCGGCGAAGCTGTCTCGGGCGATCTCGGTCTGACTCGTCAGCCGGGACACCGCGGTCGTGTCCGCGCGCCCGCCCGTGGTCGTGGCGGTGCGCAGGGCGCGTACCACCGACCCGCGTACGAGTTCGTCGCGCAGCGGTTCCGTGAGGGGGGGCAGCTGGGCGAAGACGCCCCGGACGACGGGAGCGCCGAGGAGGATGGCCACGGCGGCCCCCGCCAGCCAGAGGAGGCCGGTCGAGGGCGTGCCTTTCAGAAATCCGTCGTCGAGGGAGCGGGCCACGCAGTAGCCGCCGAGGAACGTCTGCGCGGATTCGGCGGCCGACCACGCCGCCAGTTTCGCCAGGACGCCCTTGCGGCGCACGAGGAGTGACCGGAGGAAGGCGGTGACGCGCCGGGCCGACTCCGCCTCGGGGGAGGAGGCCGCCGGTCCCGGAGGGGGGACACCCCGGGCCGGGGCCGTCCTCGGGGCGGTGACCTCCGGCGCCGGACGGTCCGTCGCCCTCGGCGCTGTCGGTTTCCTCTCCCGCCCCGGGCGCGGAGGGGGCGTCACTCGCCCGCTCCCGTCCCCGGGACGGCCGACGCCGGAGCGCCGGAGCCGACGATCTCCGGGGGAGCGTCCGCTCCGGTCGCCGGTCGTGTGGCGTCGGCTCCGGTCGCCGGCCGCGTGGCATCTGCTTCGGTCGCCGGTCGCGTGGCGCTCGCCCCGGTTGGCGGTCGTGTGGCGTCCGCTCCGGTCGCCGGCCGCGTGGCAACTGCTTCGGTCGAGGGTCGCGTGGCGCCCGCCCCGGTCGCCGGTCGTGTGGCGTCCGCCGCGGTCGACGGTCGCGAGGTGTCCGCCGCGGTCGCCGGCCGCGTGGCGTGCGTTCCGGCCGACCGGCGCGCGGCGTCCGCCTCGGTGGACCGGCGCGGGGCGTCAGCAGGTCCGGCCTCCGCGGTGAACACCGCGCGGTACTCCGGTTCCTCCCACAGCAGGCTGTGCGGTCCGCACCTCCGCACGCGGCCCCCCTCCATCCAGACGACCTGGTCCGCCCGGGCGGCCGTGGACACCCGGTGGGCCACGATCAGCCTGGTGCACGCCCGTGACGGCGTGGCGAGGGCGGCCTCCACCTGACGTTCGGTGGCCGTGTCGAGGCTCGACGTCGCGTCGTCGAGGATCATCAGACGGCCTCGGCTCATGAACGCCCGCGCCAGACCCAGGCGTTGGGCCTCCCCGCCGGAGAGCGGGGCGTCGTCCACCGGGGTGTCGTAGCCCAGCGGCAGCAGTCGGACGAAGGTGTCGGCGCAGGCCGCCGCCGCGGCGTCACGGACGCCGGCCGGGCCGGCCGGGCCCCGGGCGGGCCCGGTCCCGGCGGCCAACGCGGCGCCGATCGTGGGGGTGGCCCCGCCGTCGAAGAGGGGACGCGCGAAGGCGTACGCGGTCGCCCCGCGCAGCTCCGCGCGGGAGAGTTCCGTCAGGTCGACGCCGTCCAGGAGGACACTCCCGGCGTCGGGGTCGGTCAGCCGGCCCGCGACGGCGGCCAGGGTCGACTTGCCCGCTCCGGAGCGGCCCACGACGGCGACCGTCGATCCGCCGGCGATCGAGAGCGTCACGTCCGTGAGCAGGGGGACGCCGCCGCGCGTCACCCGCACCCCCCGCAGCCGCAGGTCCCCGGGCGCGTCGGCCGGCAGGACCGCGGAGCCGTGCGGCATCGGCGCCAGATCGGCGAGTTCGGCGGTGCGGCGTCCCGCGCTGCGGGCCCGGACCAGGGTGCCGAGCGGTGCCGCGATGCCTCCGATGCCGGCGGCGAGCGCCGCGTACCGCGAGGCGGCGAGCAGACCGCCCACGCTGACCTCGCCCGCGGCGAGAGCGATCCCCGCGACCGCGACGACGGCCGTGGTGAGCAGGGGCAGCAGGACACCGCTGCGGGCCACGGCGCGGCCGTGGACGAGCCACATGCGGGTGCCGTGCTTCGTCATCTCCGGCAGCGGGGCGAGGACGCGCTCCTCCTCGTGCCGTGCCGTGTCGGCGGCGGCGATGGTACGGGCGCCGCCCAGCGCCTCGGCCAGCCGGGCGGCGACGGCACCCTGGGCCCGCTGGTAGTGGCCGACCGAGTCGGAGGACTGGGTGGCGAACGCGCGCAGCAGGAGCAGGAGCAGGGGCAGACCGGCCACGAAGACGGCGGCGGTCCAGAGGTGTATGAGGGCCAGGGCCACGAGTGCGCCGATCGGTACGAGCACGGCGGACACGGACGTCGCCAGAGCCGCCGGGGCCGTGCCGCTGTCGGTGGCGTTGACGCAGAGCCGGGCGGCGACGTCGCCGCCCGTGTGGGGTGCTGCCCGGTGGGGCGCGGTGCCGAGGAGGCCGCCCAGGGCGCGCAGCCGGATCCAGGCGGTGGCGCGGGAGTTGGCGATCTGGGTCAGAAGTACCGAGCAGGTCTCCAGGAGCACTTCGGCCGCAAGGAGTACGCCGGTCCACAGCAGCCACGTCTCCGCCCCGGGCCGGTGACGCAGCAGCAGGTCCAGTGTTTCGCCGGCGAGCGCGGGTACGGCGAGCGAGCAGGCCGCCCCGGCGACCGAGCAGAGCAGCAGCGCGGCGGTGGTTCCCGCCGTGTGCCGTACGGCGCCGCGGAGCAGCCGGTCGGAACCGGTCGGCGAGGCCATCCGACCCCCTCTCTTCCCCTCCGGGAGCGACGTTGCGCCGGGCCGCCGGTGCCGGCC is from Streptomyces venezuelae ATCC 10712 and encodes:
- a CDS encoding ABC transporter ATP-binding protein, producing MASPTGSDRLLRGAVRHTAGTTAALLLCSVAGAACSLAVPALAGETLDLLLRHRPGAETWLLWTGVLLAAEVLLETCSVLLTQIANSRATAWIRLRALGGLLGTAPHRAAPHTGGDVAARLCVNATDSGTAPAALATSVSAVLVPIGALVALALIHLWTAAVFVAGLPLLLLLLRAFATQSSDSVGHYQRAQGAVAARLAEALGGARTIAAADTARHEEERVLAPLPEMTKHGTRMWLVHGRAVARSGVLLPLLTTAVVAVAGIALAAGEVSVGGLLAASRYAALAAGIGGIAAPLGTLVRARSAGRRTAELADLAPMPHGSAVLPADAPGDLRLRGVRVTRGGVPLLTDVTLSIAGGSTVAVVGRSGAGKSTLAAVAGRLTDPDAGSVLLDGVDLTELSRAELRGATAYAFARPLFDGGATPTIGAALAAGTGPARGPAGPAGVRDAAAAACADTFVRLLPLGYDTPVDDAPLSGGEAQRLGLARAFMSRGRLMILDDATSSLDTATERQVEAALATPSRACTRLIVAHRVSTAARADQVVWMEGGRVRRCGPHSLLWEEPEYRAVFTAEAGPADAPRRSTEADAARRSAGTHATRPATAADTSRPSTAADATRPATGAGATRPSTEAVATRPATGADATRPPTGASATRPATEADATRPATGADATRPATGADAPPEIVGSGAPASAVPGTGAGE